GACTTCACGTACGTGGGCGACGCCGTGAAGGCCACCGCGGAAGTGCTGGCTCGAGGCCTAACGTCGGGGACGTACAACGTAGCGTCCGGGAAGACGGTGTCGCTGGCGGAGCTCACCGCGTCCATCGAGAAGGTGTTGGGCAAAAAGGCCGACGTCACCCGGGCGCCCCATCAACGCGGCGACGTCCGCGCTACCCACGGCGACATAACGGCGCTGGGGAAAGAGATAGGCTACGACCCGGCCACGACGCTGGAGGAGGGGCTGGCGGCCCAAGCGGCCTGGATGGAGAAGGAGGCGTTGAGGGAAACGCCGGCGACGGCCGCGGCGCGGCGGCCCGTACGCCCGCCCAAGCTGTCCGTCATTATCGTCAACTACAACGCCGGCCACGTCATACACGAAGCTATCGATTCCTGTTGGCGCAATCCGCCCGCCGACGGCGAGTTGGAGATAATAGTAGTGGACAACGCGTCGTCGGACGGCTCGGCGCAAGCGCTCGCGGCGCGGGACGACATCGTCTTCATCCGCAACCGCCAGAACCTGGGTTACGCCGCGGCCAACAACCAGGGCCTCGCCGCGGCCCGGGGCGATTACTTCATGCTGCTCAACCCGGACGTGGAAGTGTCCCCCGGCGTCTTCGACAAACTCGTCGACTTCCTGGACGAAAACCCGGACGCCGGCATCGTGGGGCCCGCGCTGGTGAGCCCGGCGGGGCGGCTCCAGGAATCGTACCGCCGCTTCCCCAACCTCCTCCACCTCGTCGGCAGCCGTCGCTCGCTCATCTACCGCTTCTGGCCCCGCAACCCGTTCTCGCGCCAGGGCTTCTACGGCAACCTCGAGCTCGACGGCCCGGTGAAGGTGGACTTCATCGCCGGCGCCGCCATGATGTTCAAACGCGAGCTCGTCGACTTCATCGGGCCGCTGGACCCCGAGTACTTCATGTACGTCGAGGACGCCGACTTCAGCCGACGGGCGCGCGACGCAGGCTACTACACCTACCTGCTGCCGAACCTCGCGGTCCTCCACCTCTGGGGCGAGTCCGCGGCGCTGCACCCGTACCGCATCGTCTTCATCCACCACATCTCGATGATGCGGTATTTGAGGATGCACCAGCCGCTCCAGTTCGCGCTGTACATACTCCTCCTGCCGCTGGTGGGCGTCCACCTCCTCTTCGAGCTGCTATACGCGTGGCGCGCGACGCGCCGCCGCAAAAAACAGCTCGCCGCGGAGCGAGAGGCCGGCGCGCCGGGAGAGGAGCCCGCGGCGCCGTCGGACGGGGTTTAGGCCGAACGCGGGGGGGTAACGTGAGAACCGGGAGGCGACCCGGAACGTTCGACAGAGCGAAAGTTCTCCTCTTAATATTCGCCGCGGCCGCAACCTACCCCGCCGCGACCGTCGCGACGTATCTCCTTATACCCATGGACGACGCGCAGGCCGACCACCTGCGCGCGTATGGCATCTGCTACGAGGCGCTGCTGCGGGGCGCCCGGGCGGAGTGGCTGCTCAACTACCGCGGCGGCTCCTTCCTCGTCGCGGACTTCGAGGGCTTGCCGGAGCTCTGCCTGGAGCGCGGCGTGACCGCCGAGTACGTCGCCGACCCCGGCCCCATCTACGCCGTGATCGAAGCCGGCAACATGGAAGCGGTCCCGCTCACCAAAGCGCCGCGCGTGGCGCTGTACGCGCCGGCCAACGAGGAGATGTGGGACGACGCCGTGATGCTGGCGCTCGACTACGCGCAGATTCCCTACGACGTAATCTGGAACGACGTCGTCCTGAGCGGCGGCCTGTACCAGTACGACTGGCTGCACCTGCACCACGAGGACTTCACCGGCCAGTTCGGAAAATTTTACGGCTCGTTCGCCGGTACGCCGTGGTACGACGCGATGGAGGCACAGTACCGCACGGAGGCCGCGGCCGCCGGCTACCCGTCCGTCTCCGCGTATATGGGCGCCGCGGCCGAGGCCGTCGAACGCTACGTCGCGGGAGGCGGCTTCCTGTTCGCGATGTGCGCCGCCGCGGACACGCTGGACATCGCGCTCGCGGCCCGCGACGTCGACGTCGTCGCCGAAGTCTTCGACGACACGCCCGTCGACCCGCGCGCGAACGAGCTCCTGGCCTACGGCCGCACGCTGGCCTTCACCGACTTCGCGGTCCTTCCCAACCCTTACGTATACGAATACTCCGACATTGACACGCCGCGCTCGATCTCGCCGGCGGCGGACCCGATGAACCCGGGGTCTTTCACGCTCTTCGAATTCAGCGCCAAAGCCGACACCGTTCCCACCATCCTCACCCAAAACCACCGCTCGAGGATTACGGAGTTCATGGGCCAGACGACGGCGTTCACGCGCGCGACCGTCAAGAAGAGCGTCGTCATCCTCGCGACGATGGACGGCTACGAGGAGGCGAAGTACGTCTACGGCAACCACGGCGAGGGCTTCTTCTCGTTCCTCGGCGGCCACGACCCGGAGGACTTCCAACACTTCATCGGCGAGCTGCCTACCGACCTCCGCTTCCATAAAAATTCCCCCGGCTACCGCCTTATCCTCAACAACATCCTCTTCCCCGCGGTCCGGCGCGAGGAGTTGAAGACCTGATGCGGCGCGGCGGTTGGAAGCTTTGGCTCGCGGCAGTAGTCGCCGCGGCGGCGGCCTGCGGCGGCTCGAGCGACGTCGTCGTCCACAAGGATATAGCGTACTACGACGGCCCGAGCCACGACGACAAGAAGCACCTGCTCGACCTCTACCTTCCGGCCGACGCGGAGGACTTCCCCGTCCTGCTCTTCATCCACGGCGGCGGCTGGCGCCACGGCTACAAGGACGGGATATTCAATCCCTACCATCGCCTGGGCAAGGGCCTGGCGCGGCGGGGCGTGGGCGTCGCGGTCGCGACGTACCGGCTGGCGCCCAGGCACAAGTTCCCGGCTCAGCTCGAGGACGTCGCCCGGGCTACGCGGTGGGTATACGAGAACATCGGGGAATACGGCGGCGACCCGCGGCGGCTCTTCCTGTGCGGCCACTCGGCCGGCGCTCACCTGGTCGCGCTCGCCACGCTCGACGAACGGTACCTGGAAGCGGAGGGCTTGCCGCCGGACGCCGTGGCCGGCGTCATAGGCATCAGCGGCCCGTACGACGTCGAGTATATGTGGGAGGAGGGAGGCTGGTTCGCACGATGGTATTTTCTTAAGCCGACCTTCGGCGACGACGCGACGGCTCGAGCCGAGGCCTCGGCCCCGAATTACGCCCGTAACGACGCGCCGCCGTTCCTGCTAATCTACGCCGAGCGCGACCACGCCGGCCTGGCCGCGCAGGCGCACCGGCTGGCCGGGGCGCTCGCGGCTCGAGGCGTCCAAACCCCCGTCCACGACGTCGCGGGCCGCAACCATTTAACGATTATCTACAACGCGGGGAGCGACGACGACGCGACGACGACGTTAATTTTAGATTTCATAGAAAGCCGGCAAACCCCTCTCGCCGAAAACGGCTCAGTACCCGAATAACCTCATCTGCTCCGCCACCCTCTCGCGGCGCAGCTTCACGTTCAATATTAACCCGACGGCGATGAACGACGATATCGTCGCCGAGCCGCCGTACGACATGAACGGCAGCGGCAGGCCCGTGACGGGGATAAGCCCCACCGCCATCGCCGCGTTCACGACGAACTGCGTGAAGAAGAGGGTGCCCAGGCCGAAGGCCAAGATGCCGCCGCGGCGGTCGCCGGCGCGATAGGCGATGAGGAACGAGCGGAAGACGACGACGGCGAACAGCGCGACTACCAACAGGCACCCGGCGAAACCCCACTCCTCGCCCCACGCCGACAGCACGAAGTCGGTGTGGCCCGCGGGAACGAACTGGCAGTGGACCTGGCTGCCCTCCAGGAAGCCCTTGCCGAACAGCCGCCCCGAGCCCAGCGCGATCTTGGCCTGGATGATGGAATAACCGGCGCCGTGGGGGTCGGCGGTAGGCGAGAGGAAGGATAGGATGCGCGCCCGCTGGTATTCCTTGAGCAGCCCCCACAGGAGGGGCGTCGCCGCCCCGGCCACGACGTTCGCGCCGACGGCGAACGCCCGCTCCCACCACCGCGCCCGGGCCGCCAGCGCTATCGCGACGACGACGCCCAGGAATATCAGGAAGGCGATTAGTTTGAACGATACTAAAAACGCCGCCAGCGGGGAAAGCAGCAATAACAAGTACGTAACCGGCGCGCCCGCCCAGTAGAGGCAAGCGAAGAGCAACGGCACGAAGACCGCCGCGGTCCCCAGGTCCGGCTCGACCGCTATCAGCGCCGCCGGCGCCGCGGCCACCGCCACCGGCAATATGAATTGGGGAAGGCTTTCCAGACGGCGGAAGACGTCGAGGACGAGCGCGAGCGTCAGCACCGTCGCTATCTTCGCGAACTCCGACGGTTGGAAGGTGAACGGGCCCAGCGAAAGCCACCGCTGCGCGACACCGCCCTGCGACACGGCCCGGGCCGCGAGCAGCGCCAGCGCCGCCAACGCCAGTACGTATAACGCCCAGGAGATTTTCACCAACGCGCGGTAAGGTACCGCCACCGCCAACAACAAAGCCACCCACCCCAACCCCACCCACAGGAGCTGTTTGAAAAATATCTCGCCGCCCGACGCCGCGGAATAAACGGCCGCCAGGCCGACGGCGCTCAGCAGAAAGGTCGCGCCCAGGAGGGGCAAGTCCACCCGGCGCCCGATGTCGTACAGCGTGCCCACTAGCCGGCGACCTCTTGGTCGGGTTTACTCTTCTCCATATCGGCGGGCGTAACGCCGGCCGGCGGTTGCGGCCACGCCGCCTCGCCGATAATATTCTCCCGGCAATAGCCGACGACCTCCTTACCCCATTTCATGTACGACTCGCCGTAGCCGCCGTTCTCCACCAGGATGCACACCGCGACCTTGGGTTCGTACGCCGGCGCGAAACCGGTGAACCAGGCGTGAGTATCGCCGAACGGGTTCTCGGCCGAGCCGGTCTTGCCGGCGAGGTAATGGGCGTTCACGCCGTAGCGGTTAACGACGCCGATGAGGCCGCGCAGCATCGTCTCGCGGGTCGCCGGCTTGAGGGTCGCCACGCCGCGCACCTCGGGCGGGAACGACGCCCGCACCACGCCGTCGCCGTCCACCGCGCGCGTGACGAGGCGCGGCCTGTACAGGCGGCCGCCGTTGGCGAAAGCGCAGAAGGCCACGAGCTCCTGTATGGGCGTCAGCAGAACCTGGCCCTGGCCTATGGCATTGTTGAGAACCTCGCCCCGCGGCCACTTCTTACCCCATTTGCGCTCGAGCCTCTCGCGGCTGGGTATCAGGCCGCGGTTCTCGTGCGGGATGGGAATACCGGTCGCGGCGCCGTAGCCGTACACCCCGGCGTATTTGTTGAGGTTATCGATGCCGACGCGGAGGCCCACCTGGAAGAAGAAGACGTTGCAGGAATTCTTGAGGCCGCCGGCGATGTCGAGCGGGCCGTGGCCGGAAGGCTTCCAACAGTGGAAGAGCCACCGGCCATAGCGGAAGACGCCGCCGCACGGCAGCGGCATCTTCTCGTCGATGCGGACGAGCCCCTCCTCCAACGCCGCGCTGGCGGTAACCAGTTTGAACGTCGACCCGGGGGGATATGAGCACTGGATGGCGCGGTTGAGCAGGGGATGGTCGGGGGCGGTGGCGTACGCCGCCCACCTGGCCGCCGACAGGCCGCCGGCGAAATCGTTGGGGTCGACCGCGGGCGAGGAGGCGAGCGCCCACACGTCGCCGTTCTCGGGGTTCATCACTATTATGGCGCCGCGCCGCCCGGCGAGCAGCCCCTCGATGAGCCGCTGCAGGCCCAGGTCAATCGTCGTGTGTAAATCGTATCCGGCGCGCGGCGGCGCCGTCTCTTCCGCGTACTCCAACCCCAACTTCTTCTCGAGGGCATTAACCGCGACCGCCTCGAAGCCGTCGCGGCCGCGCAAATACTCCTCGTACGAGTACTCCATTCCCGCCAGGCCGACGGTATCCCCCAGGCCGTACCCGTGAGCCTTCAGCGCCGCCAGCCGCTCGGGGCCTATTTCCCCCACGTACCCCAGCAGGTGGCAGGCCAGCGAGCCGTGGGGATAGTAGCGCCGCGGCCGCGAGACGACCGTCATCTCCGGGTAGCGGGCCCGCACCTCCTCGAAAGCGAAGAGCTCCCCGGATGTCAGGCCGCTCGAGACCTCGGCGGGCTCGTACGGGAACTCGCGGTTCTCCTCGATGGTGGCGGCGAGGGCCGCCGGCGTCGTCGCGAGATACGAAGCCGAACGCTCGAGCGCGGCCGCCGGCACCGCCTCCGCCGAGGGCAACATCCACAGCAGCGCGTACGATGGTTTATTGCCGGCGAGGATGTCGCCGTTCCGGTCGTAGACGCGGCCGCGCGGCGCGCGTACCGGGATGCGGCGCAAGCGGTTCTGCTGGCTGAGCGCGTAGAAGTCGTCGCCGGACGCGAGCTGGAGGTCCGCGACCCGGAAAGTGAGGACGCCGAATACCACGCCGGCGACGGCCGCCGCGGCGACCAATCTTCCCTTAGACGCCATTCCCCCGGTCCTCGGCCTCCGTCGCCGCGAGCGCGGCTATGGCCATCAGGCGCCCCGCGGCGTTACCGTCGCGCCGCCGCGACTCGAGCAACTCCTCTTCGCAAAAGGTGCACGTCGCGACGCGGTAGACGTTCTCCGGGAGGACGCCCGCCTCCTGCGCCGCGAGCTCGTTGGCGCGGTGGAGGTCCAGCCGGCGCTTCCCGCCTTCCTCTAATAAAACCTGGCCGGCGCGTTTGCCGAACGCCGCTTCCGCCGCCCGGGCGACGTCGTCGCCGACGTCGTAGCAGCAGGGGCCGACGGCGGGGCCCAGGAAGACGGCGACCTCTTCGGCTCGAGCCGCCCAAAACTTTTCGAGGCGCGAGACCCCCGCGCCGACTATTTTGGCCAACGTCCCCCGCCAGCCGGCGTGCAAGACCGCCAGCGCCCCCGGCCGCGCGGCCCACATCACTATCGGCACGCAGTCGGCCGTGAACACCGCGAGCGGCGCATTAACGACGTCCGTCGCGAGGCCGTCGCACTCGCCGCACCACCGCCGCTCCGCGACGGCAACGCGGCATATCTCGGTCCCGTGCACCTGGCGGCACGTAGCCAGGCGGCCGTACGGAAACCCCAACGTGGCGCACAACCGCGCGACGTACTCCTCGTTTATGCGGCCGTCCCCGTCGAGCGGCTTCCCTTCGAACGACGCCGCGGCGCCCTGCCGCAGCGTTTCTTTGGTCGCGAACGCGGCCTTTACGCCGTCGAAGGCCGGCACGCTATCGAGCCACAACGCGCCCGCCTCGCCGGCCAGCTCCTGCGGCGCAAACTCGTTTTCGGGTATCAAGCGAACCTCCTCAAGGCCGCCATTTCCGATGTTCGACCGACGAGAAGAAACCAAGCTATTTCACGGCGGCGGCGGCGCCGGCGGCCATATCGGCAACCTCGGCCACTTTTTTATTCTAACATATACCGAAATAAAAAACGCCCCCGTGGCGAGGGCGTCTATCTGAACGGTTGGGAGTACCTACCTGTACAAAGCTCTGACGCGGCCCAGGCTCGTCGGCTCGAGGCCGGCCATAGTGTTTATGTGGAGGCGTATGTACTGACCCTCGGCATACACCGTCCCGGTAGCGGCGTCATCTCTGAACGCGTAGCAACGGCCCCCGGCGGCGTTATAAATTTTGCAATATATATCATGGCCGCTGTCGCCGCGCCACCTTATCTCCATCAGCAAGTTGTCGCGGTTGTCGTAGTTGAACTTGCCGGGGGAGATGCCGACGTCGATCCATTCCGTACCCCTTAGTTCCAGGCTCACCGTATCCAAGACTTGTACCGGCGTTTTTCCCGCGTAGTTGTTGTCGAAAGTCGCCTCGAGGGCCCCCTTCGTCGTATGGCACAGCCAGACGCGGCAGTTGTTAAACGCGCCGCTGGTACTGCCGGAACTATATTTGAAATCGACTCGGTTAATATATCCGGCGTAATTAATGTCGCGCTGTAACCACAGACACTGGAACCTCAACTCGGACCCCGTACCCCTCCAGGGGACGCTATGGCCCGTAATTTCCGCACCGATAGTTACGACTTTGCCGGTCGCGAGCCCGGCGGAAGGCGCCAACGTCGCGGCGCTTACAACCCCCGCGAATAAGGTTAATAACTTCTTCATTTTAAATCCTCCTTATTTTTTATAACGAGAAACTCTGACGTAATGGGCTTTAATTCTATATCACCGGGATTCCCCTCGGGGAAAAAAATCTACGCTAGAAACGCGCGTCGGAAACATAAACTTCGCCGTTTAAAAAATTACATAAACGCGGTAGCCGCTTAGTGGCGGGAAAGCGGCCGCAGTATAAAGGAGGTACGCGCCCTTCGAAAAACCGGCCTTAGCAAGCGTCGTATAACGAAAACTAGTAACTACCTGTAAAGCGCCCTGACGCGCCCCAGGCTCGTCGGCTCGAGGGCGGCCATGGTCCCGATGTGGAGGCGGATGTATTGGCCCTGGTCGTACACCGTACCGGAGCCGGCCTCATCGTTGAACTCGTAGCAACGCCCGCCCGTGGCGTTATAAATTTTGCAATAGATGTTATTGCCGCTGTCGCCGCGCCAACGTATCTCCATCAGCAAGTTGTCGCGGTTGTCGTAGTTGAACTTACCGGGGGAGATGCCGACGTCGATCCATTCCGTACCCCTTAGTTCCAGGCTCAACGTATCCAAGACTTGTACCGGCGTTTTTCCCGCGTAGTTGTTGTCGAAAGTCGCCTCGAGGCTGGTCTTCGTCGTATGGCACAGCCAGACGCGGCAGTTGTTAAACGCGCCGCTGGTACTGCCGGAACTATATTTGAAATCGACTCGGTTGATATATCCGGCGTAATTAATGTCGCGCTGGAACCACAGACACTGGAACCTCATCCCGTCGTACCGCATACCCCTCCACGGGACGCTATGGCCGATAATTTCCGCACCGATAGTTACGACTTTGCCGGTAGCGAGCCCGGCGGAAGGCACCAACGTAGCGACGCTTACAACTCCCGCGAATAAGGTTAATAAATTCTTCATTTTAAATCCTCCTCATTTTTCAAAACGAGAAACTCTAACGTAATGGGCTTTAATTCTATATCACCCGGATTCCCCTCGGCGAAAAAAATATACGTTAGAAACACACGTCGAATACATAAACTTCGGCTTTAAAAAATTATATAAACGCCTTAGCGGCATCAAAGCGGTCGCAGTATAAAGGAAGCTACGCGCCCTTCAAAAAAAGCGGCCTTAGCAAGCGTCGTATGACGAAATCTAGTAACTATCTATAGAGAGCCCTGACGCGCCCGAGGCTCGTAGCCTCGAGGCCCACCATCGTCCCGATGTGGAGGCGGATGTACTGGGTTTTATCTTCTACCGTACCAGTATTCGCGGTATGGCTTTTAGCATAAACGCGCGCCGCCGTACCTTCGGAACGCCAGCAGTAGATAGGCGTACTGCTACTACCACGCCAGCGGATTTCCATAAGCAAGTTGTCTCGGTTATTGTAGTCGAACTTGTTGGGGTCGATGCCTATATCGTACCAACCCGTACCGCTGAGCGTAAGGGTTAACTTATCCATGACCTGCGCGGGCGTTTTGCCGGCGTAGTTATTGTCGAACGTGGCCTCGAGCTTGGTCTTCGTCGTATGGCAAAACCAAACGCGTACGTTATTGAAAGCGGCCGGGGGCCTGCCCGACTGATAAGCGAACTCGACGACGTTGACGTAACCGGCGTAGTTGATGTCGCGTTGGAACCACAGGCACTGGAACCTCATGGCGGCCGCGCCGCCCATCCAGGGTATACTATTGCCGGCTACGCGCGTGCCAATAGTCACGGCTTTACCCGAGGCGCTTGCCGGCGGGGCCGCTAAAGTCGCGCCTACCACGAGCAACGCCGGTATTCTTAAGAACCTCCTCATTTTCACTCCTCCTTTTATTCAACCCGAACCGCGTAATATTCCACGGCTATTCTATAACGGCACGGTCCGATATTGCAATAAAAATCTTTTGTCAAAACCCGATGAAAAAGGTAATAATTCGTGTATTAATATTATTCGTAAAGTCGCCTATGACCGATTTTAACGATAATAAAGCTCCCCTTTTCAGCTAAATAAGTCTCGCCTGGGAAATCGTAATAACGTAAAAAAAGGTTGACTAAGAAGGGCGATATAGTAATATTAGTTAGGGAAAACTTCGGCCGTTAAAAACCAAACCGGGTAATTGCAAGAGGAGGTTAAAAGATGCGTAAAATAACTTTCGCGACGGTATGGGCGGTGGCGGCCGTCGCCGCGGCGTCGGCGCTGGAGGTGGGCGTCGGCGCCTTCTACGCGCCGGCTCGGGTAGTCGGCTACGTAGACGAAACGAGAGAATACAGCAATAAGGAATTCAGCATGCACGGCTTCAAGGGGCGCGCCACGGTAGGTATTTACGAAGGCTTTAGCGTAGGATTCGGTTTGGGTTACAACAACCTCATCTACCGCGAAGACCTCCTCTGGCTCGAAGAACAAGAAGCCGTAGAATCCATACCCATGTTCATCTTGACGGTCGGCGGCGACTACGCGTTCCCTCTTGGCCCCTTTCGGCCGTACGCCGGCGGTGGCGCGGCGCTCGCGCGCGAACATGCCGAAGGCAGTTTCCACGAAACGGTAGATTGGTACGGCGGCCTGTACGTCGAGGGCGGCGCGCGTTACTTCCTAACAAACAGCTTGGCGCTGGAGGCCGCGCCGCGTTACACGGTCCTATTCGACGAGCCGGTGCTATACGACGACTTAAATTTACCCGGTTTCGTCCGGTCCGAGCACCGGAGCCAGTTAATCGAGCTGCTGATAGGTTTTAACTACTACTTCTAAGCTGCAATCCCTGTACCGGAACTAAGGCGGCCCGCGAGGGCCGCTTTTCATCGCCGAAGCCTTTTCGCGCCGGGCCGCGGTATTGGCCTAAGCTCGTTTGACGCGGCAAAATTCGCCGCCCCAATAATAAAAACCACAAGGCGGTTTTAGGCGAACGACGTGCAACAACGGACGCGCGCCGGGTACGAACAATCATAAAGACAAAAGAATTGACAAAACGGCCGGGCGCAGGTAAAATTTACCGGGTAATAGGCCGTAGGCCACAAAATTATCGGGAGGTTACGAGATGGGGAAAATAACCGGTATCGCAGTATGGGCCGTGGTTACCTTAGCCGCGGCGGCATCCGCGTTGGACGTAGGCGTCGGCGCCTTCTACGCACCTGGTAGAGTCTTCGGCGGCGCAACCGAAATGGACGAATACAGCGGAAAGGAGTTCAGCACGGGCGGCTTCAAAGGCCGCGTATCCTTTGGCGTCTACGAGGGCCTTAACGTCGCCGTCGGCTTCGGTTACAACAACCTTATCTACCGCGAAGAGCCGATCACATTCCCGGAAATAAAATACGTCCTTTCACTACCGACGTATATTACGACCTTCGGCGCGGACTACGGCTTCCGTCTCGGCCCCTTCCTGCCGTACGCCGGCGGTGGCGGAGCCATCGCCCGGGAGTCCGCGGAAGCTCGTGGCCGTACCGCAATCGATTGGTACGGCGGCCTATACGTCGAGGGCGGCGCGCGGTACTTCCTCGTCGACGGCCTGGCGGTGGAGGCCGGGCCCCGTTACACGGTCCTCTTCGACGAGCCGGTCGTTTACTACGACCAATTAACTGTACACGATTTCGTCCGGTCCGAGCACCGGACCCAGTTAATAGAGCTGCTATTCGGCATCGACTACTACTTCTGACCGGTCGCTCAAAACTGGAATAAAAGCGGCCCGCGAGGGCCGCTTTTTCGCGAAACACCCCGCGAGTATAAAGACCGCTAACTGTTGCTTATTAGCG
The genomic region above belongs to bacterium and contains:
- a CDS encoding glycosyltransferase; the protein is DFTYVGDAVKATAEVLARGLTSGTYNVASGKTVSLAELTASIEKVLGKKADVTRAPHQRGDVRATHGDITALGKEIGYDPATTLEEGLAAQAAWMEKEALRETPATAAARRPVRPPKLSVIIVNYNAGHVIHEAIDSCWRNPPADGELEIIVVDNASSDGSAQALAARDDIVFIRNRQNLGYAAANNQGLAAARGDYFMLLNPDVEVSPGVFDKLVDFLDENPDAGIVGPALVSPAGRLQESYRRFPNLLHLVGSRRSLIYRFWPRNPFSRQGFYGNLELDGPVKVDFIAGAAMMFKRELVDFIGPLDPEYFMYVEDADFSRRARDAGYYTYLLPNLAVLHLWGESAALHPYRIVFIHHISMMRYLRMHQPLQFALYILLLPLVGVHLLFELLYAWRATRRRKKQLAAEREAGAPGEEPAAPSDGV
- a CDS encoding alpha/beta hydrolase, whose product is MRRGGWKLWLAAVVAAAAACGGSSDVVVHKDIAYYDGPSHDDKKHLLDLYLPADAEDFPVLLFIHGGGWRHGYKDGIFNPYHRLGKGLARRGVGVAVATYRLAPRHKFPAQLEDVARATRWVYENIGEYGGDPRRLFLCGHSAGAHLVALATLDERYLEAEGLPPDAVAGVIGISGPYDVEYMWEEGGWFARWYFLKPTFGDDATARAEASAPNYARNDAPPFLLIYAERDHAGLAAQAHRLAGALAARGVQTPVHDVAGRNHLTIIYNAGSDDDATTTLILDFIESRQTPLAENGSVPE
- a CDS encoding asparagine synthetase B; the protein is MRTGRRPGTFDRAKVLLLIFAAAATYPAATVATYLLIPMDDAQADHLRAYGICYEALLRGARAEWLLNYRGGSFLVADFEGLPELCLERGVTAEYVADPGPIYAVIEAGNMEAVPLTKAPRVALYAPANEEMWDDAVMLALDYAQIPYDVIWNDVVLSGGLYQYDWLHLHHEDFTGQFGKFYGSFAGTPWYDAMEAQYRTEAAAAGYPSVSAYMGAAAEAVERYVAGGGFLFAMCAAADTLDIALAARDVDVVAEVFDDTPVDPRANELLAYGRTLAFTDFAVLPNPYVYEYSDIDTPRSISPAADPMNPGSFTLFEFSAKADTVPTILTQNHRSRITEFMGQTTAFTRATVKKSVVILATMDGYEEAKYVYGNHGEGFFSFLGGHDPEDFQHFIGELPTDLRFHKNSPGYRLILNNILFPAVRREELKT
- a CDS encoding polyphenol oxidase family protein, translated to MIPENEFAPQELAGEAGALWLDSVPAFDGVKAAFATKETLRQGAAASFEGKPLDGDGRINEEYVARLCATLGFPYGRLATCRQVHGTEICRVAVAERRWCGECDGLATDVVNAPLAVFTADCVPIVMWAARPGALAVLHAGWRGTLAKIVGAGVSRLEKFWAARAEEVAVFLGPAVGPCCYDVGDDVARAAEAAFGKRAGQVLLEEGGKRRLDLHRANELAAQEAGVLPENVYRVATCTFCEEELLESRRRDGNAAGRLMAIAALAATEAEDRGNGV
- a CDS encoding outer membrane beta-barrel protein, which encodes MRKITFATVWAVAAVAAASALEVGVGAFYAPARVVGYVDETREYSNKEFSMHGFKGRATVGIYEGFSVGFGLGYNNLIYREDLLWLEEQEAVESIPMFILTVGGDYAFPLGPFRPYAGGGAALAREHAEGSFHETVDWYGGLYVEGGARYFLTNSLALEAAPRYTVLFDEPVLYDDLNLPGFVRSEHRSQLIELLIGFNYYF
- the mrdA gene encoding penicillin-binding protein 2 is translated as MASKGRLVAAAAVAGVVFGVLTFRVADLQLASGDDFYALSQQNRLRRIPVRAPRGRVYDRNGDILAGNKPSYALLWMLPSAEAVPAAALERSASYLATTPAALAATIEENREFPYEPAEVSSGLTSGELFAFEEVRARYPEMTVVSRPRRYYPHGSLACHLLGYVGEIGPERLAALKAHGYGLGDTVGLAGMEYSYEEYLRGRDGFEAVAVNALEKKLGLEYAEETAPPRAGYDLHTTIDLGLQRLIEGLLAGRRGAIIVMNPENGDVWALASSPAVDPNDFAGGLSAARWAAYATAPDHPLLNRAIQCSYPPGSTFKLVTASAALEEGLVRIDEKMPLPCGGVFRYGRWLFHCWKPSGHGPLDIAGGLKNSCNVFFFQVGLRVGIDNLNKYAGVYGYGAATGIPIPHENRGLIPSRERLERKWGKKWPRGEVLNNAIGQGQVLLTPIQELVAFCAFANGGRLYRPRLVTRAVDGDGVVRASFPPEVRGVATLKPATRETMLRGLIGVVNRYGVNAHYLAGKTGSAENPFGDTHAWFTGFAPAYEPKVAVCILVENGGYGESYMKWGKEVVGYCRENIIGEAAWPQPPAGVTPADMEKSKPDQEVAG
- the rodA gene encoding rod shape-determining protein RodA; the encoded protein is MGTLYDIGRRVDLPLLGATFLLSAVGLAAVYSAASGGEIFFKQLLWVGLGWVALLLAVAVPYRALVKISWALYVLALAALALLAARAVSQGGVAQRWLSLGPFTFQPSEFAKIATVLTLALVLDVFRRLESLPQFILPVAVAAAPAALIAVEPDLGTAAVFVPLLFACLYWAGAPVTYLLLLLSPLAAFLVSFKLIAFLIFLGVVVAIALAARARWWERAFAVGANVVAGAATPLLWGLLKEYQRARILSFLSPTADPHGAGYSIIQAKIALGSGRLFGKGFLEGSQVHCQFVPAGHTDFVLSAWGEEWGFAGCLLVVALFAVVVFRSFLIAYRAGDRRGGILAFGLGTLFFTQFVVNAAMAVGLIPVTGLPLPFMSYGGSATISSFIAVGLILNVKLRRERVAEQMRLFGY